The sequence below is a genomic window from Hippocampus zosterae strain Florida chromosome 15, ASM2543408v3, whole genome shotgun sequence.
AAAGTTGAATTAGCGGGTATTTTAAGAGTCTTACAAGGCGGAAAATAATGTAAATGCAGCGATAGAGAAGAAAATGATTGTGGGAGCATTAACTATGATGACGCAACAATGTATTCTCCACCTATGGCCTCATTATTTAAGACAATTGTTTGATGTTATTGGCCCCAAGAACGATTCATGTTGTATTTTGTGCCAGTCTCAAAACCAACAGCTTCTGTCcgcgtaaaaaatatatatatatatatatatatatatatatatatatatatatatatatatatatatatatataagggcggcccggtagtccagtggttagcacgtcggcttcacagtgcagaggtaccgggttcgattccggctccggcctccctgtgtggagtttgcatgttctccccgggcctgcgtgggttttttccgggtgctccggtttcctcccacattccaaaaacatgcatggtaggctgattggacgctctaaattatccctaggtgtgattgtgagtgcgaatgtttgttcgtttctgtgtgccctgcgattggctggcaaccgatccagggtgtcccccgcctactgcccgaagacgactgggataggctccagcaacccccgcgaccctagtgaggatcaagcggcttggaagatgaatgaatgaatgaatgaatatatatataaataatcgcTGAGACAAGGCCGTGATTTTTTACGACCGTTTAGCAATGGTTCCTCAAAACAAATACaggtttttttatgcctcggattaggACCGAAAAACAGtcctcgaccaaactgagcgcacttgaatgcgccacttgactcctctcaccttccttacacgagaaagtgacgcttccttCGGCAGACGAGGAATTGAcccttcctcgtgtagcgttccattgtgagtagacatgttcaataaagattttggtttcggttttcgaacaaatcggttttccaacagccttctggaatagattatggtcgaaaaccgaggtatgactgtcaCCTAAATTGCAACAGAGCAGCAGTTTAgtgaaacagcaacacacattttAGTGTCTATCACAAACGCAAAGTTAGCGTGGTTAGCCAAAAAGAATGCCAATAGCCAGACGTCAACACTGAGATCTGTAAATAAATGGAACTTGTGACATTTAATCAAAGAATTAAATCAGTACTTTTACCATCACAGTTTGATAGTACAATATGTTTATTTCTACTTAGGTACATAGTGTGCGTATTTATGCCATCTCTGTGTCAACATTATTTAATTGTTCTTCTGCCTGTCGCTATATGCCGCTGGCATAGACAAATGACCTAAGATGCattacttgagaaaaaaaatgtttttttgaaccACTTACGTAATCCTGGAAAATTTCCCATGGCCCACCCGATACATGCACAGTGGTTGTGAATCATTAGTTAACAGAACGGACATCCACATGTGACTGATTAGTCAACAGATATGATAATATGAACCTTCTTGAGTCTTTTATGACGCAAAGACAAGTTTTCTCTGGTTTCACACCGCTGATAGCGCCCGTGCTTTTTACGCATTTCACACACTGCACATTGATTATCTGCTGGTTCGGGTCAAAAACCTCCACTACCAGGATATATTTCACCATACGTATGTGGTAACTACATCATCCCCTCGCTGATCTGATGAATTATTAACACTTGACACAACTTGCACATACAGCGAAATTCTCTCCCTCTCGTACACTTCAGGGTTGAGAGGAAACCTTGGGAAATTAGTTCAAGTGAATTGCTCGTCTGGATGAAGATTGTATGGGAATGACAGAAGTACAGTAAGTCTGGACGGAGTTAGTCCTATTTAAATGCAGACGTTAGGGCGGTGTTGTGAACATGGGCTAAAATAACTCCTAAGCAGGAAGGGGGTTACTCAAGTCCAATCAGGTGGGTAGCCTCTCAAATTTCACCACTCacaaatttcacaataaaaacaatacagtcGAGCAGATATGGAGCCTCAAGACAATCACAACACCAGTTCTTCTCTTGCAGTGAGTTGCAATGCATGCCAGGCTCAATCGCCAGGTATGCAGCTGTTGAGTCGCCAAATGTAAATTTGTGCGCGACTTTCCGGGTTCAGACGCAGTTGCTCTGTGCTCACATATGTGACTTACTGCCACATCTGTCAATATGGCCTACAAAGATGTGAGAGCAGTGGTGttatcgcgggccacattgtaattATGGTTTCTCTTGAAGGGTTGTTACGATTGTGAATTTTgtaaaaccatataaatgtttaaccacctccacatattacatacacagagaacaacaaattgatggataacagGCTTTGACATCAGTAGTCAAGAGGAATGGATTGCTCAAACATTGCAATTATTACGTTATATGTAACATACGTCAAACTCAAGCCCCGGGGACCAGATGtggtccgccacatcattttatttggcccgcgaaagcaaatcaaagatgacaacttccatgatacttgctaaaatgcgtaccaaaatttcaaattttcatatctactaaatcagtgacatattgtaaACATAACAATTACTGAAACAATCGTTGAATAAAATTTTATTCTCTATATAGTTTgagtcatcacggccctccaagggaaatggtaattAAAATCTGGCCCACAACAAACATGAGTTTGACAACTCTGATATACTGTATGACAATTCGAAATTTTGGTTGAGACTTTCGCGAACATCATAGAAATTGACATGCTtgaattgctttcacgggccacatcaaatgatgtggcggtccagatctggcccccgggtcttgactttgacacccgtgtgtTGGAAAATTATGTGCAGCTCACCTGGTTTGGACAAAGGCATCACTCTGGGGAACTGCCTTCTGGAAGGTCTCAATGGACTGGAAGAAAATCACCAATGAGGAAACGCACTTTCAATATACCAAATGCTGACCCACTAAATCCAGACCTGATTAGATCCTTGCAAAGGGGTGGGAAAGGCTGCTTCTGATAGTGACCGAACACCTCAAAGACGATGGGCTGGGTCTTGATGTACTCCACGAATGACTTGGTGACCTCCACTGAGATCTAAGGGAAGAAAATCACCACAGGTCTTACTTTCCATGGAAACataactttgtttgttttttgtcaatgaGAATGAGCTTGTTGAGTTCTTACATTTTGCACATGGTAAAAGCCCAGTGGCGGCCCCCGGCCGGTGTTCTTCAGCGGCTCAGTGGAAAAGGCTTCATCGTGGCGGTGGATGAAGCTGGGAAATCAAAGTGAGGGCTCATTCGTCCTTCCAGATAACGCGACTTTGGTTTCATCTATCCATGATTTGTAAACTCCGATTTTTGTGAGTCATGCAAGTTTCCAAATCTGAATCATTTGTCTTTGTGCAAGGTGTGGGTCACATCATCCAATCCTTCTTGAGGATAGAAACCTCAAAATTGGTGTGTGAATTTTTAAAGGAAAGGGCAGCTTTAACCAACACTTCCAATCTCATCGCATTGATTGGACTCTTGACTCTTAGATGAGGATCAGATCACATTTCTGACCTGGGTATTTCCAAAGGGCTTACATACTtgcaaattgaattttaaaataagATTTTGTGTCACAGAAAATTCACGCGAGTGGAAAGGAACTTTGACAGGCTTGAATGTAGTTTTGTGCACTCACTTGAACTGGCAGAAGATGTCGGCGTACTCGGCCGAGATGCTGGAGGCCTGCAAGACGGTGACTCTGAAGGTGAAGGTGCTGCCTATCTTCAGATGGGACAAAGCCTTCTCTGGCGAGAGCTCCAAAGGAAGGTCCAGACCCAGTCCCGAGCTTTTCACGGGGCTGGGTGGAGTTTCCGGGGCAGCTACGTTGGACaatagtgtaaaaaaataaaataaaaacagatgcaCTGAAAGGTGTTTTCAGACTCCAACACCACGTGAAGCTTGGCGCTTCCTCTCACCTTCACATGTGTTGTTGTTGACTTCATCCGCAGAGATTCCTGCTTCTGCATTTTGACCTTCTCCTTCCACAATGCGGAGCTCCTCTTGGGAGGTGTTGGAATGGGAAAgaccgactggtgaacacgACTCTGTCTGGAACTGGAGGAGTGAAACAACCAAACAGAAAGAAgagcatgaattaaaaaaaaaagattcaacatGGGCAGAGCTGAGCGCCGCTATATAGTCATATGAATATTCAGCTAAATCACAAAGAGCAGAGAAATTTTCCAAATTATTTGGACTCGTATTTAATTttcacaaaatcttttttttcctatgatGTGCTAACtaatagaaaacaaaaccaaaaaaactccAAAGGAGATCACCTTTTCAAACTGTTTATCTTCAAAGGAGATCTTGGCCATGCCTGACTGCCTCACACCAGAGCCATAATCCGGCGCTTCTTCATCCGCTACAGAGACAGGACATTGCTCAAGGTTAAGGTTATGTACTGGATGCATTTTTTCAATCAACTCCTGAATTCTAACCTGAAATTGCCTGCACAGCCACTCTGAGGAAACCCTTCACTTCGCCCTTCTCGCTGACGATGGCCACACGATGGACCAATGGAACAGGATAAAGCAGGTTGCTCAGGTACACAAATGCCCTGAGGAGAAACATGCAAACAGGATTCGACTGGCGTTTCTTTCCACTTCCCCTTTAAAGAAATGTTAATGGTATAATGCTAAATGTTAATATAAACCCCGTAAACCTCTCAGGTGTGTAGACTCGGGTCAATTAAGGGAGCCCAAAGTTAAAACAACCCGGTGAGGCATCATTTAGCTGTTACACTGCAGGCAAATGGAATAAGCTGCTAAGAGAAAGGAAGTGATCCCCAAgcgtaaatgcttttaaatctgggttaacccccccgtcccccaccaccacctatATCTATGATCAAGGTATTCCcaactgtttttaaaatcacgctttaaaaaaaagtgttcttgCATTGTATGTTCTGCCGAACAGCCACTGACCTGCCAACCAGGCGGAACCATGGGAAGCGGTCATAGAAGGGGTCTCCGCCGGTGAGGGCGTGGTCACAGTCCTCCACGGCGCTGCTCGGAAGCTCTGCAGCCCGATCGTACATTTCTCTCATCAGGTCCAGTCTCTGCCTAGATGGGGCACAAAGAGAGAGCTGTGAAAAACATCCTGGATATGTCTTGGTtgtttttaatgtataattAAACAGTGCACACAATACAATATTTAGTGTAATTATGACTTTATTAAGGTGTTCTAATTTCCATACATATTCAGGCATCGCCGCCGTAGCAATGGAATTCCGTTGTACAGAGTACGACGCCCGTCAAGGCCAAATCCAGAAATACCTGAGCTTCTCCAGAGTCCAGTAATGCGTGGCGCCGTTCTTTTGGTCCTGCACTTCAACGGCCACGATGGTCCGCGGGAACGGTCGTCTCTCCCTCTCCTTGGTCTCGCTGGCAGGGAGCAGGTCGGGAGGCAGTGGGGAGTACAGCGTGTCCGTCAGAAGGACGAATTGAAACTGGACCTAAAGATGTTAACATATTTGTTTCAATTcataaaaaagggggaaaaggcATCATTTCAGGTGAGGATTCAGTCTTGAGTTTGGCCAAAACACAGACGTGATTGTCATGCGTAATGCAATCATATACGAGCATTTTTCCTTGCTTCCGATCAATTGAGAATTTGTCCCCAGCATTCCAATCAGTCAGTAAAGTCCTGAGTCTTTTGCGTTCCCTCCCACGCCCGCACCTTCTTCTTCAGCTCCACACTTATAGCGTTGGCCTCCTTGAGGAAGATGGCGTTGCCCCAAAGCAGATCCCGCAGCGAGGTGAATTGGTAGAAGCGCCATTTCCGGAAGGCCCACAGAGCCAGCTCCGTCTCTCGCGCGGTCCATGACACTGGAGAGGGAAACCAGAAATTATAACTTGATACAAGCTTTGAATTATTTCTTCACGCTTGACTGCTAACTTCACCTTCTTCCTCcggttcctcttcttcttcgggGGACTCCAGGCAGCGTGAGTCCACCTGCTTCTGGAGAGCCTCTAGTTTACTCTCGTAAtcctagaaagaaaaaaaaaaagtggacataGTGATAAAAAAGGTAGAACGGTATGTTCTCCTGATATCTTTATCAAACTTGTACTTACCAGCCTCTGTTGCTCAAGCAAGATACTGGCTTCTTCTCTTTCTTTACGATACTGATCCTCAAGCTCCTGAAGCCTGCAAAAAGATTTGCCATGATCAAATTCCTCATAGCCTTggaggggcggtgggggggcttGTTATCTATTTGAATTGGGATTATTTGTGTATTCATATGATGTTATAAATTAAAAACGGTTTCAAGAGTAAGGATTAGGAATAGATCAATCGTTTTACTTACTTCTATTCTGTTTGAGCAGGTAAACTGTACCAAAttatggaaaacattttttttgcaatttatatactgtattttgggGGTCTACATGTCATTtcaatttcttcttctactttatTTTGGCGGTTGACGGGTGCTTTTGCTCTATTACCGACGCCTTCTGGCCAATATTTACCAACCGCCAAAAGTAAGCCAACACAGGTGGGAAACAGAGATTTTGGGTGCAAGGCGGAGCTTTAACATACTCTAATATTCACCTCTTGCGCGTTGCGTCAAAGTCGGCGATTTGATTATAACTGTGAACACAGTAGGCAGCAATTGAAGTGGTGGTTCCATGGCTATATGGGTAAAAATAACTCAGACAATCGGTAAATCGCTCCGTTTTCCGTCCACTTTGATTCGGCAGTCATTAACTTTTGCCGTCCGTCACGGTGCACTCACGTGACCATGTGACGTGGCTGCAACGGGTCAATTACATGTCACACCTGAATAGAAGTCGCGGGACTGgccaaagtattaaaaaaatatatatcggaaaaaaatctgggtttttttcttttgcatcgCATAATTTCGCACCTCTGCTCCATCTCCTGCTTCATGTCGATGCCTTGTTTCTCCAGCAGCTCCCTCTGAGCAAAGGCCCAGTCGACGGGCTCCACCGGCGTCTCGGCGCACGGCGTCCTCTCGCGCTCCAGCCGGGCCTGCTCGGGGTCGTTGAAACGGAACACGTGACTCTTGCCCATGATGATGCGGTTGCCTGAATTGGGCATATTTGCCTGGTCAAAATTTCCCCTTTCGAATGGCGGATCATTTTgcatcaattctttttttttttttaagagtgacaCCTGAGCGCAGCACAGTGGGCGACGTGACTCGCTTTCCATTAACATACGTCTCTGCGTCCTCACACGGCTCCAGAACTACGCAACCTGTTGAATGATAGAAatgatatttttattgtatGCACGGATAATGACAGACATTCAATTCTTGAACAGCTCAGTGTGTGaccaaaatgcctttttttcccttcatgctGGCGTgaatagaaaaagaaaacttaAATTCAATCAGATATTTGGCCTCAATATGGATTTAAGTGAGAAAAAAAGGTAATTTTTGGCTTATACATATGTTATAgccataaatatttatttgtggATGCGTGAATACcgttatttaattcattgtcaTTCTTTGAAATTTTATTCTGTGAATAAATCCAACCACCTTCTCCTAGGGGGCCGGTGGTGCTACTGAAGGTGCAGTGTTCATCTCGGATAAAATGCCCGCTGAGTACGATGTCCTGGCGCGCCTTGGCATCCTCGCGACCAACCCTAGCGAGGCGGAGGACACTTTAAGTCAAGCGGCACGGACAGAATCTCAAAATACAAAGAATACAATGCAACTTACTTTGTGATGCCGTCTTTAATGTAGTACAGTAGACATTCAGACATCAGCGGGtcttcgttcaggttgaccagaTGAGGCGTCTAAAGcagccaataaataaataaataaataaaaagttacaATCAGATTTGGACTCAGTAAGTCTATAATAAAACACTTTACCTTTTTGGGGGAGAAAACGCCAACGGTGCCTCCGTCTTCTCTCATAGCAACACCCATCTCAGCCAGTAAGGCCTCTCTGCGGGGAACACAGTCACATTGTGAGTCCTGGTACGATTTTTAGCTGTTGGATGGTCCTTGTATTTAATTGCACAGTTGATTGttgagttttgagacgagttttaaagatgagcaGCGAGAGGGCTTgcagaatgttcagtgggaggtcattccaaagagagggaccagcaacggaaaaaggTCGGTCCCCTcagagcctccgcttagttcttggtacctctaataatgtctggtccgcagacctgaggcaccgggcaggtgctTAGGGGcgtaggatcttaaaaagaactctaaaatgtatagcgagccagtgaagagatgccagagtagcagttatatgctccctctcaCGAGtatcagtcaagaggtgagctgcagcattctggaccaactggagacgcttaatggaggattggatGCGATTCAAAAGGAATATAGTTTCAAAGATTTTGATGACACGTATCCCCCGATTGTGCCACTCGAGCACCAAACATCAGAATTATtgctgcagtgtaaatccatcGTAAAATCAAGAAATGGACCAACCTCTCCATGCGAATGGCTTCAGTACGCCGTAGTTTCTCTTCCCAAGTTTCATTGAGTTCTGCAATAATTTTCTCTGTTTCCTATTGGGGGGGGCATATAGATTACTCAATCATATCATGCGGAGTAACCTCCCCCTGCTAAAAATATGACTTAAtgatgctcattaaaaaaattagaaTTTATAGTTGAAATCATACTTGGGATCAATATACGACAAATTATGATCACAAAACAGTTTAGTTCATTTGGAACTCATTTATAACATTCACTTCACTCTAGTTGTGGTATATCTGAAGCTTGCTTGGTAGTTAAATTTTTGCttgtaacacaaaaaataaaataaaaataaatctaagtTACAGCTCAtgactatggaaaaaaaattgttaatcAAGGTAGCACGAGAGCATTCCCGTTTTCTGCTTCCATCCGGCCTACCTTGAGCCTCTCGATGGCCTCCTCGCTGGCCGGGCTGAAAATGCGATCGTGCAGGTTGCTGATGGAGGCGGCGCGACTGGACATGGCCGACAGCGATGGCGAGGGGCTCATGCCCGTCATGGCGTTGGTCACTGTGGAGAGATCACCCCTTTGATTGACAGCCTGGCGATCATTCACTAAGTTCTTGAAATCGCACAGGTCTGTCAGAAAGAGATGGACGGACGAACGGACGGAAGGTGGGAAAGGACAATCGTCGAGGAGAaacatggggggagggggggggcacgcagAGTCACGGATAAGAGGAAGCAAACGAGGGGAGGGAAAACAGGGAGGAAtagaaaagaagaagagaaagctCAAATAAATAGAATCATGGATCGGACAAAAGCCATTACAAATGGACAGAAATGACCGGAAGCTTTTattgatcttattttttttaacctcctaTTTGCACTGAACTACAAAGGAATGACAAATTAAAGGAAAAGATCATTTGGAACGGTTTCAAATAAACATCATCTTCCACTTTGTCCCCAAATTTCCCCCGATTTAGAACAACGCAACTCGACCTGAAAAAAAGGGCCTTTCTGCactgactcattcattcatttccaatAATTTGTCACCCATCTGTACTTGGCGCGAGTATGAGAAAGAAAACAGCAATGAAGCAAGTCACCGCAGCCTGAGGAGTCATACGACTGATTTTTCTGTTCCACGCTACGTGCTATTCAATCCTGAACAGCGCACGCTCCGAAGCATTGCTCTCCACGCGCAGAAGACACAAAACAACCAACCCCCATTCTTCAACCCCCATTCTTGTCGGCAACGCTTCACGATAATGTGCAGGAAGCTTCAGCTTGATGACAAgacacaaatatgaaatccaagtGCACAATCGAATGAGATACAAGACAAGATCTTGCCTTTACAAAGACGATGTAAATGCTCGAACGTGATTTGAGGACGGCACTGCGTCGCACTGAGAGCCCTTCCGAACATTCTGACCCTCGTTTCCATTTAGAAGGTATTCGAAATGGTACATTATGCCAAAAGGTGCATCGCAATAACTTTGATTATCGTGGAGAGATAAATGAAGTCatctctgaaaaagaaaaatctcttTGTAAAAGCAGAAGTGGTGAATTGGACGTCATTAGAATGTGCAGGTGGAACCGAATGAACCGACATGTACAAAATCGATCATTTTGAAATCGTCAATTTGTATCATTTTCCCTTTGTTGCCATCTGGGGGCTCGTTATTTTTTACTCTCTGGTGTGGaggattttgctttttttgttgttgtttttttcagttgcaAAGCGCAGGCGTGCTCGCGTTATACACACGTTGTAAACCGCTGATGACCGGTTCGCCGCATCGATACGCTGACAGGACAAAAGAGGAGGAAAACACTTAAGACTCCAAGTGTCATTTGAATCCCGTcccattccacacacacacacgtgggaGGGGCACACAAGTCTCAAATCTTAATCTTCAAGTTTCAAGAATGTTGCAACTTAACCATTTCtttcaccctgtaacctgataacatgataagctgtccaccgtagtaaccactgtccctgaaagggctaatgtccccccccccccaaaaaaaaatacatgtgaagCCCACACTAAATTTGAAGCACGTCGAATTAAAGTCATTACTTAAATGAAGTTAAAGCACACAGTCTTGCCGCCACAATGATTGCCTGCGAGCCGACGGCGAGGCCGTTATCTTCGTGTCACTCCGACAGTCTGTCAAAATATGTCCAATGTGTTTTGTGGTTCAAAAAAACGTTGGGGCACTGGACCGCTGCCCTCGGAAAGAAATGTGTCAAGTTAGCCGATCACAGGGTCCCATAATACAAGTCCGGCGTGGGCAATTACAGTTTCAAAGAGGCCATGTCACTCAACTGTGTGAAATATGAATTTATGAATTGTACTGTGATAACAAACTGCCACTGGTATgttaataaaaattgaaaactgaaaaaaaaagaaaaatgttgattCAGTTCTATCAAAATGACATATTTACATATATTAACAATAAACCATGCCCAGATGTGCCGCAAGTCTTTTAGTTCTCACATGAAATCAGTGTgtcgtaaaaaaatgtttttaaaaaagggcgcaccaaacaataacaacctCTGGTGTTCTgtgtaaatgtaaataattaacTACGTCAAACAATGACTGGGGGCTTAGACATGTGCCCTGAAATTCAAATACATATCAAGCTGAGTGTTTCAGAAGTTTAAACTAACCAAGTCGTAAAATTAGTGACTTAAGAATGAGTCCGCACACACCGTAAACATGTGCTTGTTGAAAATAACCGCGTTTCCGTCCCAACACTCACTCTCAATGATGTCGCCCAGGCCCTGAGAGTACAACAGGTCTTTGAGGCGGGCCACCTCCTCTTTCAACTCTCGCACCAGACGGTTGTTCGGGTCCTCGTTGATGACGGCATTGCAGCGGATCTGCTTGGCGCGGTCGGCGTACCTGGAAaaggcgttaaaaaaaaacgtgaacacTTGAACTGCATGAGAAGTGTCATTGGCAGTGTCAGTGGCATTTCGTCGCCTAAAGAATGAAAGTTTGGATGTTTTTAGACAATAATGAGTGAAAATTGGTTTGATACAGTGGACTACGGCTGTTTCGTTGTACCACTGTCAGACTTTGGTACATAAGCAATTGGTAACCCAAGCACTGAAGTGATTTTGGAGATGCGAGGATTCTGCCAAACGTGGCATGAGGCACAATAATTTAGACcagcggtgtcaaactaattttggtcgccggccaatttggagttacatcttccctcagAGGGTCGTTATGacaatgaaaccacaaaattattacttgtacacaacaaatcaatagattactcgttttgaaatcagtccagTCAATTAGAGTACTTTGTTTATTAATATAATTAATTCCTAAAATCATTACTGTTCAAATGAGTgttaaacagggtaacaaaattcttgcaaaatctcaacattatttgacaatttgacatttcggtacggtattttagcaagttgacacacgcgatttgctttcgcgggacacataaaatgacctggcgggccggatctggcccctgggccttgagtttgacacatgtgattAAGACCTAGAAAAAGTTTTAAGGAGACATTCTCTCACCGGAGTGTACTGAGGGTTTCATCGTAGTTAATATCAGCAGGGCTGAGAGCAGCCACCATAGCGGTGCGAGAGTTTCCacctaaaaacacaaaaagtatatacttttctggcccaccacatatacccccacaaaataaaacagcttaacgtttttaaaatcaaatgtttgCACTTGGACGTATACATACCCAAGTTCTCCCTTAGGAGCCATGTCAGGACTGAGTCTCTGTAGGGGATGAAACTctccattttcttcttcttcttgttctacACACATTCAAGTACGGCATTGAGTTGCTGAACATGGACATACGTTTGGTCACGTTTTGTAGAACTAACCTTGTTTGGAGCGGAGTCCTGTCAAAATGTAGGCGAGAGATATCGGCAGTTGTTAAGAAGTAGTTTGAAGATGTATTCAGGAATGAGTGGAGTGTACTTGGGTGGACAAGCCTACCTGCTCGGCTAAAGCCGAGATCACTTTGCCCAGCGTGGTCAGAGATTTGTTGATGTTGGCTCCTTCCTAAAGCCCCCCGCAAAATATTTCCAAGTTAAAAAACCTGGAGAAATTCAC
It includes:
- the kif1ab gene encoding kinesin-like protein KIF1A isoform X1, with the protein product MAGASVKVAVRVRPFNSREMGKDSKCIIQMSGNTTTILNPKQPKENKSFNFDYSYWSHTTPEDINYASQMQVYKDIGEEMLLHAFEGYNVCIFAYGQTGAGKSYTMMGRQETDQEGIIPLLCEDLFTKISDSNNDNNMSYSVEVSYMEIYCERVRDLLNPKNKGNLRVREHPLMGPYVEDLSKLAVTSYNDIQDLMDSGNKARTVAATNMNETSSRSHAVFNIIFTQKKHDSESENTSEKVSKISLVDLAGSERADSTGAKGTRLKEGANINKSLTTLGKVISALAEQDSAPNKNKKKKKMESFIPYRDSVLTWLLRENLGGNSRTAMVAALSPADINYDETLSTLRYADRAKQIRCNAVINEDPNNRLVRELKEEVARLKDLLYSQGLGDIIENLCDFKNLVNDRQAVNQRGDLSTVTNAMTGMSPSPSLSAMSSRAASISNLHDRIFSPASEEAIERLKETEKIIAELNETWEEKLRRTEAIRMEREALLAEMGVAMREDGGTVGVFSPKKTPHLVNLNEDPLMSECLLYYIKDGITKVGREDAKARQDIVLSGHFIRDEHCTFSSTTGPLGEGCVVLEPCEDAETYVNGKRVTSPTVLRSGNRIIMGKSHVFRFNDPEQARLERERTPCAETPVEPVDWAFAQRELLEKQGIDMKQEMEQRLQELEDQYRKEREEASILLEQQRLDYESKLEALQKQVDSRCLESPEEEEEPEEEVSWTARETELALWAFRKWRFYQFTSLRDLLWGNAIFLKEANAISVELKKKVQFQFVLLTDTLYSPLPPDLLPASETKERERRPFPRTIVAVEVQDQKNGATHYWTLEKLRQRLDLMREMYDRAAELPSSAVEDCDHALTGGDPFYDRFPWFRLVGRAFVYLSNLLYPVPLVHRVAIVSEKGEVKGFLRVAVQAISADEEAPDYGSGVRQSGMAKISFEDKQFEKFQTESCSPVGLSHSNTSQEELRIVEGEGQNAEAGISADEVNNNTCEAAPETPPSPVKSSGLGLDLPLELSPEKALSHLKIGSTFTFRVTVLQASSISAEYADIFCQFNFIHRHDEAFSTEPLKNTGRGPPLGFYHVQNISVEVTKSFVEYIKTQPIVFEVFGHYQKQPFPPLCKDLISPLRPSRRQFPRVMPLSKPVPATKLSTLTRSPAGPCHSKHDLMVFFEICELEASGDYIPAVVDHRGGMPCHGTYLLHQGIQRRITVAIAHENGNDIEWKEVKELVIGRIRNTPEADETIIDPNILSLNIVSSGYFWPKNDDNVSLGVDHRTFYRFEAAWDSSMHNSLLLNRVTPYGEKIYITLSAYLEMENCTQPTVITKDFCMVFYSRDTKLLASRSIRNLFSTGCLRASESNRVTGVYEVTLCHVADNGSPGMQRRRRRVLDTSVAYVRGEENLAGWRPRSDSLILDHQWELEKLSLLQEVEKTRHYLLLREKLEATLLAGQDALYKGSEISDFAKSPVPSQSPASSPAMDSPNQRQRELAAKCLRLLMHTFNRDYSQVSSSASESKLSEISASLMREASVSTLSTLTPSSTCPSLIEGHYDIRHTEPGSGASTPDLDPFSPVDRKQALKGCSFVPDIQEIRVSPIVSKKGYLHFLEAHTSGWVKRYVVVRRPYVYLYRSERDSVERAVINLSSAKVEYSEDKQTLLRTPNTFAVCTEHRGILLQANNDKEMHDWLYAFNPLLAGTIRSKLSRRKSVHSAPVAHRM